In one window of Vanrija pseudolonga chromosome 5, complete sequence DNA:
- the DHG2 gene encoding L-rhamnose-1-dehydrogenase codes for MSPTPPPPPRLLEDKVLIVTGSSSGIGRAVAIAAANHGAKVVLHHLGPSTQADIDSLVSSLPPSTQHTTVAGDIALPDTATAIVNAAISSFGRIDVLVSNAGICPFHSFLDLPHTLWKRVQDVNLNGAFYAVQAVANAMAAQTPRGGSIVAISSISALMGGAEQTHYTPTKAGVKSLMESCAIALGGLGIRCNSVLPGTIETPINADDLADPVKREYMTRRIPLGRLGEPDDIAQPVIFFASDMAKYCTGASLLVDGGAAISLQ; via the exons ATGTCCCcaacacccccacccccaccccgcctcctcgaggacaaggtccTCATCGTgaccggcagcagcagcggcatcgGGCGGGCGGTCGCGATCG CCGCAGCAAACCACGGCGCCAAAGTGGTCCTGCACCATCTCGGCCCGTCAACCCAGGCCGACATCGACAGCCTCGTGTCCTCCCTCCCGCCGTCAACGCAGCACACAACAGTCGCGGGCGACATTGCGCTGCCTGACACGGCGACCGCCATCGTGAATGCTGCGATCTCCTCGTTCGGCCGcatcgacgtgctcgtctcCAACGCAGGCATATGCCCCTTCCACTCGTTCCTCGACCTCCCCCATACGCTGTGGAAGAGGGTGCAGGACGTGAACCTCAACGGCGCATTCTACGCCGTGCAGGCGGTAGCGAACGCCATGGCGGCACAAACCCCGCGCGGGGGGTCAATTGTGGCCATTAGCAGCATCTCCGCGCTgatgggcggcgcggagcagACACATTACACGCCTACCAAGGCCGGCGTGAAGAGCTTGATGGAGAGCTGTGCTatcgcgctgggcgggctggggATTAGGTGTAACTCTGTCTTGCCGG GTACCATCGAAACACCCATCAatgccgacgacctcgccgaccccgTCAAGCGCGAGTACATGACCCGCCGGatccccctcggccgcctcggcgagccagACGATATCGCGCAGCCTGTCATCTTCTTCGCGTCCGACATGGCGAAGTATTGCACGGGCGCGAGCCTGCTagtcgacggcggggcggcgatCTCACTGCAGTAG